Proteins encoded by one window of Elephas maximus indicus isolate mEleMax1 chromosome 5, mEleMax1 primary haplotype, whole genome shotgun sequence:
- the PCDH7 gene encoding protocadherin-7 isoform X6, which yields MLRMRTAGWARGWCLGCCLLLRLSFSLAAAKQLLRYRLAEEGPADVRIGNVASDLGIVTGSGEVTFSLESGSEYLKIDNLTGELSTSERRIDREKLPQCQMIFDENECFLDFEVSVIGPSQSWVDLFEGRVIVLDINDNTPTFPSPVLTLTVEENRPVGTLYLLPTATDRDFGRNGIERYELLQEPGGGGGEGRRAGPADSAPYPGGGGNGASGGGQGGSKRRLDGPEGGTGASPGGRSSVFELQVADTPDGEKQPQLIVKGALDREQRDSYELTLRVRDGGDPPRSSQAILRVLITDVNDNSPRFEKSVYEADLAENSAPGTPILQLRATDLDVGVNGQIEYVFGAATESVRRLLRLDETSGWLSVLHRIDREEVNQLRFTVMARDRGQPPKTDKATVVLNIKDENDNVPFIEIRKIGRIPLKDGVANVAEDVLVDTPIALVQVSDRDQGENGVVTCTVVGDVPFQLKPASDTEGDQNKKKYFLHTSAPLDYETTPEFNVVIVAVDSGSPSLSSNNSLVVKVGDTNDNPPVFEHSVVEVYFFENNIPGDRVATVKAADADSGRNAEIAYSLDSSVMGIFAIDPNSGDILVNTVLDREQTDRYEFKVNAQDKGIPVLQGSTTVIVQVADRNDNDPKFMQDVFTFYVKENLQPNSPVGMVTVMDADKGKNSEMRLYIEENSSIFSIENDTGTIYSTMSFDREHQTTYTFRVKAVDGGDPPRSATATVSLFVMDENDNAPTVTLPRNISYTLLPPSSNVRTVVATVLATDSDDGINADLNYSIVGGNPFKLFEIDSTSGVVSLVGKLTQKHYGLHRLVVQVNDSGQPSQSTTALVHVFVNESVSNATVIDSQIARSLHTPLTQDIAGDPSYEISKQRLSIVIGVVAGIMTVILIILIVVMARYCRSKNKNGYEAGKKDHEDFFTPQQHDKSKKPKKDKKNKKSKQPLYSSIVTVEASKPNGQRYDSVNEKLSDSPSMGRYRSVNGGPGSPDLARHYKSSSPLPTVQLHPQSPTAGKKHQAVQDLPPANTFVGAGDNISIGSDHCSEYSCQTNNKYSKQPFRRVTFSVVSQPQDPHQGSLQSCYDSGLEESETPSSKSSSGPRLGALPLPEDNYERTTPDGSVGEAEHMENDWKLP from the coding sequence ATGCTGAGGATGCGGACGGCGGGATGGGCGCGCGGCTGGTGCCTGGGCTGCTGCCTCCTCCTGCGGCTCTCGTTCAGCCTGGCGGCCGCCAAGCAACTCCTCCGGTACCGGCTGGCTGAGGAGGGCCCCGCCGACGTCCGCATCGGCAACGTTGCCTCAGACCTAGGCATCGTGACGGGCTCGGGCGAGGTGACTTTCAGCCTCGAGTCGGGCTCCGAGTACCTGAAGATCGACAACCTCACCGGCGAGCTGAGTACGAGCGAGCGGCGCATCGACCGCGAGAAGCTGCCCCAGTGTCAGATGATCTTCGACGAGAATGAGTGCTTCCTGGACTTTGAGGTGTCGGTGATCGGGCCCTCGCAGAGCTGGGTGGACCTGTTCGAGGGCCGGGTCATCGTGCTTGACATCAACGACAACACGCCCACCTTCCCGTCGCCCGTGCTCACGCTCACGGTGGAGGAGAACCGACCGGTGGGCACGCTCTACCTGCTGCCCACCGCCACCGACCGTGACTTCGGCCGCAACGGCATCGAGCGCTACGAGCTGCTCCAGGAGcccgggggcggcggcggcgaggGCCGGCGCGCTGGGCCGGCCGACAGCGCCCCCTACCCCGGGGGCGGCGGGAACGGCGCGAGCGGCGGTGGCCAGGGAGGCTCCAAACGGCGGCTGGACGGGCCTGAGGGCGGCACCGGGGCGAGCCCCGGCGGCCGCAGCAGCGTGTTCGAGCTGCAGGTGGCCGATACCCCGGACGGCGAGAAGCAGCCGCAGCTGATCGTCAAGGGGGCGCTGGACCGCGAGCAGCGCGACTCCTACGAGCTGACCCTGAGGGTGCGCGACGGCGGCGACCCGCCGCGCTCTTCGCAGGCCATCCTGAGGGTGCTCATTACCGACGTGAACGACAACAGCCCCCGCTTCGAGAAGAGCGTGTACGAGGCTGATCTGGCGGAGAACAGCGCCCCGGGGACCCCCATCCTGCAGCTGCGCGCCACAGACCTGGACGTGGGGGTCAACGGGCAGATCGAGTACGTGTTCGGGGCGGCCACCGAGTCCGTGCGGCGGCTCTTGCGCCTCGACGAGACGTCCGGCTGGCTCAGCGTACTGCACCGCATCGATCGCGAGGAGGTGAACCAGTTGCGCTTTACCGTTATGGCCCGCGACCGCGGACAGCCCCCCAAGACCGACAAGGCCACCGTGGTCCTCAACATCAAGGACGAGAATGACAATGTGCCGTTCATTGAAATTCGCAAGATCGGACGCATCCCACTCAAGGACGGGGTGGCTAACGTGGCGGAGGACGTCCTGGTCGACACCCCTATTGCCCTGGTGCAGGTGTCCGACCGAGACCAAGGCGAGAACGGGGTAGTCACCTGCACCGTGGTGGGCGACGTGCCCTTCCAGCTGAAGCCGGCCAGCGACACAGAGGGCGACCAGAACAAGAAAAAGTACTTCCTGCACACCTCCGCTCCTCTGGACTATGAGACCACCCCGGAGTTCAACGTGGTCATAGTGGCTGTCGACTCGGGCAGTCCCAGCCTCTCCAGCAACAACTCTCTGGTGGTCAAGGTGGGAGACACCAACGACAACCCGCCCGTCTTCGAGCATTCCGTGGTGGAGGTTTACTTCTTTGAGAACAACATTCCGGGCGATAGGGTGGCCACGGTGAAGGCTGCAGACGCAGATAGCGGGAGGAACGCGGAAATTGCCTACTCTCTGGACTCCTCCGTCATGGGGATCTTTGCCATCGATCCCAATTCTGGGGACATCCTTGTAAATACAGTGCTGGACCGCGAGCAGactgacaggtatgagtttaaaGTTAACGCCCAAGACAAAGGTATCCCGGTGCTCCAAGGCAGCACCACAGTGATTGTGCAGGTGGCTGACAGGAATGACAATGATCCTAAGTTTATGCAGGACGTCTTTACCTTTTATGTGAAAGAAAACTTGCAGCCCAACAGCCCGGTGGGAATGGTCACCGTGATGGATGCTGACAAAGGGAAAAATTCAGAGATGAGACTGTACATAGAGGAAAACAGTAGCATTTTTTCTATTGAAAATGACACAGGGACCATTTACTCCACAATGTCTTTTGACCGGGAACATCAGACCACCTACACTTTCAGAGTCAAAGCTGTGGACGGGGGAGATCCTCCCAGATCCGCCACAGCCACAGTCTCTCTCTTTGTAATGGATGAGAATGACAATGCTCCCACAGTTACCCTCCCCAGAAACATTTCCTACACTTTACTGCCGCCTTCAAGTAACGTCAGGACAGTAGTAGCTACAGTGTTGGCAACAGACAGTGACGATGGCATCAATGCAGACCTTAACTACAGCATTGTGGGAGGGAATCCCTTCAAGCTGTTTGAAATTGATTCCACCAGTGGTGTGGTTTCCTTAGTGGGGAAACTCACCCAAAAGCATTACGGCTTACACAGGTTAGTGGTGCAAGTGAATGACAGTGGGCAGCCTTCCCAGTCCACCACTGCCCTGGTGCACGTGTTTGTCAATGAAAGTGTTTCTAATGCAACTGTGATTGACTCCCAGATAGCCAGAAGTTTGCACACCCCACTCACCCAGGATATAGCTGGTGACCCAAGCTATGAAATTAGCAAACAGAGACTCAGTATTGTCATCGGGGTGGTTGCTGGAATTATGACAGTAATTCTGATCATCTTAATTGTAGTGATGGCAAGGTACTGCAGGTCCAAGAATAAAAACGGCTATGAAGCTGGCAAAAAAGACCACGAAGACTTTTTTACACCCCAACAGCATGATAAATCGAAAAAGCCTaaaaaggacaagaaaaataaaaaatctaagcAGCCGCTCTACAGCAGCATTGTCACTGTAGAAGCTTCTAAACCAAATGGACAGAGGTATGATAGTGTCAATGAGAAGCTGTCAGACAGCCCTAGCATGGGGCGATACCGATCTGTTAATGGTGGGCCTGGCAGCCCTGACCTGGCAAGGCATTACAAATCTAGTTCCCCATTGCCTACTGTCCAGCTTCATCCCCAGTCGCCAACTGCAGGAAAAAAACACCAGGCCGTACAAGATCTACCACCGGCCAACACATTTGTGGGAGCAGGAGACAACATTTCAATTGGATCAGATCACTGCTCTGAGTACAGCTGTCAAACCAATAACAAGTACAGCAAACAG
- the PCDH7 gene encoding protocadherin-7 isoform X8: MLRMRTAGWARGWCLGCCLLLRLSFSLAAAKQLLRYRLAEEGPADVRIGNVASDLGIVTGSGEVTFSLESGSEYLKIDNLTGELSTSERRIDREKLPQCQMIFDENECFLDFEVSVIGPSQSWVDLFEGRVIVLDINDNTPTFPSPVLTLTVEENRPVGTLYLLPTATDRDFGRNGIERYELLQEPGGGGGEGRRAGPADSAPYPGGGGNGASGGGQGGSKRRLDGPEGGTGASPGGRSSVFELQVADTPDGEKQPQLIVKGALDREQRDSYELTLRVRDGGDPPRSSQAILRVLITDVNDNSPRFEKSVYEADLAENSAPGTPILQLRATDLDVGVNGQIEYVFGAATESVRRLLRLDETSGWLSVLHRIDREEVNQLRFTVMARDRGQPPKTDKATVVLNIKDENDNVPFIEIRKIGRIPLKDGVANVAEDVLVDTPIALVQVSDRDQGENGVVTCTVVGDVPFQLKPASDTEGDQNKKKYFLHTSAPLDYETTPEFNVVIVAVDSGSPSLSSNNSLVVKVGDTNDNPPVFEHSVVEVYFFENNIPGDRVATVKAADADSGRNAEIAYSLDSSVMGIFAIDPNSGDILVNTVLDREQTDRYEFKVNAQDKGIPVLQGSTTVIVQVADRNDNDPKFMQDVFTFYVKENLQPNSPVGMVTVMDADKGKNSEMRLYIEENSSIFSIENDTGTIYSTMSFDREHQTTYTFRVKAVDGGDPPRSATATVSLFVMDENDNAPTVTLPRNISYTLLPPSSNVRTVVATVLATDSDDGINADLNYSIVGGNPFKLFEIDSTSGVVSLVGKLTQKHYGLHRLVVQVNDSGQPSQSTTALVHVFVNESVSNATVIDSQIARSLHTPLTQDIAGDPSYEISKQRLSIVIGVVAGIMTVILIILIVVMARYCRSKNKNGYEAGKKDHEDFFTPQQHDKSKKPKKDKKNKKSKQPLYSSIVTVEASKPNGQRYDSVNEKLSDSPSMGRYRSVNGGPGSPDLARHYKSSSPLPTVQLHPQSPTAGKKHQAVQDLPPANTFVGAGDNISIGSDHCSEYSCQTNNKYSKQMRPHPHITVFG; the protein is encoded by the coding sequence ATGCTGAGGATGCGGACGGCGGGATGGGCGCGCGGCTGGTGCCTGGGCTGCTGCCTCCTCCTGCGGCTCTCGTTCAGCCTGGCGGCCGCCAAGCAACTCCTCCGGTACCGGCTGGCTGAGGAGGGCCCCGCCGACGTCCGCATCGGCAACGTTGCCTCAGACCTAGGCATCGTGACGGGCTCGGGCGAGGTGACTTTCAGCCTCGAGTCGGGCTCCGAGTACCTGAAGATCGACAACCTCACCGGCGAGCTGAGTACGAGCGAGCGGCGCATCGACCGCGAGAAGCTGCCCCAGTGTCAGATGATCTTCGACGAGAATGAGTGCTTCCTGGACTTTGAGGTGTCGGTGATCGGGCCCTCGCAGAGCTGGGTGGACCTGTTCGAGGGCCGGGTCATCGTGCTTGACATCAACGACAACACGCCCACCTTCCCGTCGCCCGTGCTCACGCTCACGGTGGAGGAGAACCGACCGGTGGGCACGCTCTACCTGCTGCCCACCGCCACCGACCGTGACTTCGGCCGCAACGGCATCGAGCGCTACGAGCTGCTCCAGGAGcccgggggcggcggcggcgaggGCCGGCGCGCTGGGCCGGCCGACAGCGCCCCCTACCCCGGGGGCGGCGGGAACGGCGCGAGCGGCGGTGGCCAGGGAGGCTCCAAACGGCGGCTGGACGGGCCTGAGGGCGGCACCGGGGCGAGCCCCGGCGGCCGCAGCAGCGTGTTCGAGCTGCAGGTGGCCGATACCCCGGACGGCGAGAAGCAGCCGCAGCTGATCGTCAAGGGGGCGCTGGACCGCGAGCAGCGCGACTCCTACGAGCTGACCCTGAGGGTGCGCGACGGCGGCGACCCGCCGCGCTCTTCGCAGGCCATCCTGAGGGTGCTCATTACCGACGTGAACGACAACAGCCCCCGCTTCGAGAAGAGCGTGTACGAGGCTGATCTGGCGGAGAACAGCGCCCCGGGGACCCCCATCCTGCAGCTGCGCGCCACAGACCTGGACGTGGGGGTCAACGGGCAGATCGAGTACGTGTTCGGGGCGGCCACCGAGTCCGTGCGGCGGCTCTTGCGCCTCGACGAGACGTCCGGCTGGCTCAGCGTACTGCACCGCATCGATCGCGAGGAGGTGAACCAGTTGCGCTTTACCGTTATGGCCCGCGACCGCGGACAGCCCCCCAAGACCGACAAGGCCACCGTGGTCCTCAACATCAAGGACGAGAATGACAATGTGCCGTTCATTGAAATTCGCAAGATCGGACGCATCCCACTCAAGGACGGGGTGGCTAACGTGGCGGAGGACGTCCTGGTCGACACCCCTATTGCCCTGGTGCAGGTGTCCGACCGAGACCAAGGCGAGAACGGGGTAGTCACCTGCACCGTGGTGGGCGACGTGCCCTTCCAGCTGAAGCCGGCCAGCGACACAGAGGGCGACCAGAACAAGAAAAAGTACTTCCTGCACACCTCCGCTCCTCTGGACTATGAGACCACCCCGGAGTTCAACGTGGTCATAGTGGCTGTCGACTCGGGCAGTCCCAGCCTCTCCAGCAACAACTCTCTGGTGGTCAAGGTGGGAGACACCAACGACAACCCGCCCGTCTTCGAGCATTCCGTGGTGGAGGTTTACTTCTTTGAGAACAACATTCCGGGCGATAGGGTGGCCACGGTGAAGGCTGCAGACGCAGATAGCGGGAGGAACGCGGAAATTGCCTACTCTCTGGACTCCTCCGTCATGGGGATCTTTGCCATCGATCCCAATTCTGGGGACATCCTTGTAAATACAGTGCTGGACCGCGAGCAGactgacaggtatgagtttaaaGTTAACGCCCAAGACAAAGGTATCCCGGTGCTCCAAGGCAGCACCACAGTGATTGTGCAGGTGGCTGACAGGAATGACAATGATCCTAAGTTTATGCAGGACGTCTTTACCTTTTATGTGAAAGAAAACTTGCAGCCCAACAGCCCGGTGGGAATGGTCACCGTGATGGATGCTGACAAAGGGAAAAATTCAGAGATGAGACTGTACATAGAGGAAAACAGTAGCATTTTTTCTATTGAAAATGACACAGGGACCATTTACTCCACAATGTCTTTTGACCGGGAACATCAGACCACCTACACTTTCAGAGTCAAAGCTGTGGACGGGGGAGATCCTCCCAGATCCGCCACAGCCACAGTCTCTCTCTTTGTAATGGATGAGAATGACAATGCTCCCACAGTTACCCTCCCCAGAAACATTTCCTACACTTTACTGCCGCCTTCAAGTAACGTCAGGACAGTAGTAGCTACAGTGTTGGCAACAGACAGTGACGATGGCATCAATGCAGACCTTAACTACAGCATTGTGGGAGGGAATCCCTTCAAGCTGTTTGAAATTGATTCCACCAGTGGTGTGGTTTCCTTAGTGGGGAAACTCACCCAAAAGCATTACGGCTTACACAGGTTAGTGGTGCAAGTGAATGACAGTGGGCAGCCTTCCCAGTCCACCACTGCCCTGGTGCACGTGTTTGTCAATGAAAGTGTTTCTAATGCAACTGTGATTGACTCCCAGATAGCCAGAAGTTTGCACACCCCACTCACCCAGGATATAGCTGGTGACCCAAGCTATGAAATTAGCAAACAGAGACTCAGTATTGTCATCGGGGTGGTTGCTGGAATTATGACAGTAATTCTGATCATCTTAATTGTAGTGATGGCAAGGTACTGCAGGTCCAAGAATAAAAACGGCTATGAAGCTGGCAAAAAAGACCACGAAGACTTTTTTACACCCCAACAGCATGATAAATCGAAAAAGCCTaaaaaggacaagaaaaataaaaaatctaagcAGCCGCTCTACAGCAGCATTGTCACTGTAGAAGCTTCTAAACCAAATGGACAGAGGTATGATAGTGTCAATGAGAAGCTGTCAGACAGCCCTAGCATGGGGCGATACCGATCTGTTAATGGTGGGCCTGGCAGCCCTGACCTGGCAAGGCATTACAAATCTAGTTCCCCATTGCCTACTGTCCAGCTTCATCCCCAGTCGCCAACTGCAGGAAAAAAACACCAGGCCGTACAAGATCTACCACCGGCCAACACATTTGTGGGAGCAGGAGACAACATTTCAATTGGATCAGATCACTGCTCTGAGTACAGCTGTCAAACCAATAACAAGTACAGCAAACAG